A region of Mesorhizobium sp. M3A.F.Ca.ET.080.04.2.1 DNA encodes the following proteins:
- a CDS encoding SDR family oxidoreductase, whose translation MTYDLSLSGKKALITAAGQGIGRASAEAFAKAGAQVFATDINDAKLAELDAIDGITALKLDVTNADNIAEVLAKTGPLDVLFNCAGFVHAGNILESTEKEWDFAFDLNVKAMYRLTKAVLPAMLEKGRGSIINMSSVASSLKGVPNRFVYCSSKAAVIGMTKAIAADYVTKGIRCNAICPGTVDSPSLHERLRATGDYEQALKNFIARQPMGRIGQADEIAMLALYLASDASGFITGQAHIIDGGWAL comes from the coding sequence ATGACTTACGATCTCAGCCTTTCCGGAAAAAAGGCGCTGATTACAGCCGCTGGCCAAGGCATCGGCCGTGCCAGTGCCGAAGCCTTCGCCAAGGCCGGTGCGCAGGTCTTCGCCACGGACATCAACGATGCCAAGCTGGCCGAGCTTGACGCCATCGATGGCATCACCGCGCTGAAGCTGGATGTCACGAATGCCGACAATATCGCCGAGGTTCTGGCAAAAACCGGCCCGCTCGACGTGCTCTTCAACTGCGCGGGCTTCGTTCATGCCGGCAATATCCTCGAGAGCACCGAGAAGGAGTGGGACTTTGCCTTCGATCTCAACGTCAAGGCGATGTACCGGCTGACCAAGGCGGTCCTGCCCGCGATGCTCGAAAAAGGCCGCGGTTCGATCATCAACATGTCCTCGGTGGCGTCCAGCCTCAAGGGCGTGCCGAACCGCTTTGTCTATTGCAGCTCCAAGGCCGCTGTGATCGGCATGACCAAGGCCATCGCCGCCGATTATGTGACCAAGGGAATCCGCTGCAACGCGATCTGTCCCGGCACCGTGGACAGCCCCTCCCTGCATGAGCGGCTGCGCGCTACCGGCGACTACGAACAGGCGCTGAAGAACTTCATCGCCCGCCAGCCCATGGGGCGGATCGGCCAAGCGGACGAAATTGCAATGCTTGCGCTCTACCTGGCCTCGGACGCCAGCGGGTTCATCACTGGCCAGGCTCACATCATCGATGGCGGCTGGGCGCTCTAA
- a CDS encoding CoA transferase, producing the protein MIPPVAPRELLIATIARLLDGVRHVAVGASSPIPAAGAMLLRAMKEMAGAEPVRISILGSVKHNFFTNGAAELFDCAGQGRIDAFFLGGGQIDGHGNINLVGAGPYPQSQVRWPGSFGSAYLYYVVPRVILFREEHTRRVFVDRVDFVSAPGVSDAGVYRTGGPYALLTGRALFSFDKARRGFRLESVHPGHSLPEILEETGFGFEHEAHPGSTALPSAAILDVLRGRVLDELHETYPEFAKQLRDEIAAAV; encoded by the coding sequence ATGATCCCGCCTGTCGCTCCCCGTGAACTCCTGATAGCGACGATCGCCAGGCTGCTCGACGGCGTTCGACACGTCGCGGTCGGAGCCTCTTCGCCAATCCCCGCGGCGGGCGCCATGCTGCTGCGCGCCATGAAGGAGATGGCCGGCGCGGAGCCTGTCCGGATTTCCATCCTCGGCTCGGTCAAGCACAACTTTTTCACCAACGGCGCAGCGGAACTGTTCGACTGCGCCGGGCAGGGCCGGATCGACGCCTTCTTTCTCGGCGGCGGCCAGATAGACGGCCACGGCAACATCAATCTGGTCGGCGCCGGGCCATACCCGCAGTCGCAAGTGCGCTGGCCCGGATCCTTCGGCTCCGCTTACCTCTATTATGTCGTCCCGCGCGTCATTCTTTTCCGCGAGGAGCACACGCGGCGAGTCTTCGTGGACCGCGTCGATTTTGTGAGTGCGCCAGGTGTCAGCGACGCCGGGGTCTACCGCACCGGGGGGCCTTATGCCTTGCTCACCGGGCGAGCCCTGTTCTCCTTCGACAAGGCGCGACGAGGTTTTCGTCTCGAATCCGTGCATCCCGGCCACAGCCTGCCGGAAATCCTGGAGGAGACCGGGTTCGGCTTCGAGCACGAGGCCCATCCTGGGTCAACGGCATTGCCGTCCGCGGCAATCCTGGATGTCCTGCGGGGGCGGGTGCTCGACGAACTGCATGAGACGTATCCGGAATTCGCGAAGCAGTTGCGTGACGAGATCGCCGCTGCCGTCTGA
- a CDS encoding CoA transferase translates to MAEAIAPGSRVALPAEYAGVSMAMTRAMIACGHGDLHLVCVPTGGLQVDMLIGAGLVTCVETSALSLGEAGGAPRFNEAVKRGALAVRDATCPAVHAGLMAAQKGVPFMPIRGLIGSDVLANRPDWKVIDNPMAPDPDPIVLIPAIHVDFAVFHAPLADRSGNVWIGRRRELAAMAYAAGNVLVTVERIADHDLLDKETLAAGVLPSLYVRDIAVAPRGAWPYGLWGEYATDTAELRRYAQAARSQSGFDEYLSGFVGEGKHSQVTR, encoded by the coding sequence ATGGCTGAAGCGATCGCGCCCGGATCGCGTGTCGCGTTGCCGGCGGAATACGCCGGCGTATCGATGGCCATGACAAGGGCCATGATCGCCTGCGGCCATGGAGACCTGCATCTCGTCTGCGTCCCGACGGGCGGACTGCAGGTCGACATGCTGATTGGCGCGGGCTTGGTGACCTGCGTCGAGACGAGCGCCTTGTCGCTTGGCGAGGCCGGCGGCGCGCCGCGCTTCAACGAAGCCGTAAAGCGAGGGGCGCTTGCCGTCCGTGATGCGACCTGCCCGGCGGTGCATGCCGGGCTGATGGCGGCGCAGAAGGGCGTTCCTTTCATGCCCATTCGCGGGCTTATCGGCTCGGATGTGCTGGCCAACAGACCGGACTGGAAGGTGATCGACAACCCGATGGCACCCGACCCCGATCCGATCGTCCTCATCCCTGCGATCCATGTCGATTTCGCGGTCTTCCATGCGCCGCTGGCAGATCGCTCAGGCAATGTCTGGATCGGGCGTCGGCGGGAACTTGCTGCCATGGCCTACGCCGCCGGCAACGTGCTGGTGACCGTCGAGCGCATCGCCGACCACGATCTGCTCGACAAAGAAACGCTTGCTGCCGGGGTGCTCCCCTCGCTTTATGTTCGCGATATCGCGGTGGCGCCGCGCGGGGCCTGGCCGTATGGCCTGTGGGGAGAATATGCCACCGACACCGCCGAACTGCGGCGCTATGCGCAGGCCGCGCGCAGTCAAAGCGGCTTCGATGAGTATCTCTCCGGCTTTGTCGGCGAGGGCAAGCATTCGCAGGTCACCCGATGA
- a CDS encoding alpha/beta hydrolase-fold protein — protein MHASLMQTPALIADTSVHDLVPVSGGEPWRIFLHVPPDPAPAAGWPVLYLTDGNAVIATAVDAMRAQASYPSGTNVGEGVIVAIGYPVAGAYDPLRRSWDLGPPPGQTYPPFHDAGPDVRTGGAEKFLSFIENDLKPFVANRASIDTSRQALYGHSFGGLFALYALFTRPRAFRTWIAASPAIYWEDRVIDRYLEAFEADLPEDMRAEVILAAGEYESEKLAPFQIGAADEQKRLEHKKVTRTDEFARLMAERLDAVAGIRASFELHAGENHMSILPVTVNRAIQAAFRVRQLAGV, from the coding sequence ATGCACGCATCGCTGATGCAGACGCCGGCATTGATCGCCGACACCAGCGTTCACGATCTCGTCCCGGTGAGCGGCGGCGAGCCGTGGCGGATCTTTCTGCATGTCCCGCCGGACCCTGCGCCCGCAGCCGGCTGGCCAGTTCTATACCTGACCGACGGCAACGCGGTCATCGCAACCGCGGTCGATGCGATGCGCGCGCAAGCGAGCTACCCGTCGGGCACCAATGTCGGCGAGGGCGTCATCGTCGCCATCGGCTATCCGGTCGCCGGTGCCTATGATCCGCTGCGGCGCTCCTGGGATCTTGGGCCGCCGCCCGGGCAGACCTATCCGCCCTTCCACGACGCAGGCCCGGATGTACGCACCGGCGGGGCGGAAAAATTCCTGTCCTTCATCGAGAATGACCTGAAGCCTTTCGTGGCGAACCGCGCCAGCATCGACACCAGCCGCCAGGCGCTCTACGGCCATTCCTTCGGTGGCCTGTTCGCCCTCTATGCCTTGTTCACGCGTCCACGCGCCTTCCGCACCTGGATTGCCGCCAGTCCGGCAATCTATTGGGAAGACCGCGTCATCGACCGCTACCTCGAAGCCTTCGAGGCTGATTTGCCGGAAGACATGCGGGCGGAAGTCATCCTGGCCGCCGGCGAATACGAGTCCGAAAAGCTGGCGCCATTCCAGATCGGGGCTGCGGACGAGCAGAAGCGCCTGGAGCACAAGAAGGTGACGCGCACCGACGAATTCGCCCGCCTGATGGCCGAGCGCCTCGATGCCGTTGCTGGTATCCGCGCCAGTTTCGAACTGCATGCCGGTGAGAACCACATGTCGATCCTGCCGGTCACGGTGAACCGCGCGATCCAGGCGGCGTTTCGCGTGCGCCAGCTTGCTGGCGTGTGA
- the fhuB gene encoding Fe(3+)-hydroxamate ABC transporter permease FhuB, with the protein MAEGSIVAARGRKGSAGVAWSRPSRWPLGALLLCAALAALGLGATLANLAALLPPASWLDAAAAPDIDDMRQVLVHFAFLPRLAVSLLSGAALGLAGAVLQQVLRNPLASPETVGVSAGSHLALALATLAAPSLLAFGREWVALAGAFAALAAVLALSWHKGLSPLSVVLAGLVVSLYAGAIGAALVVLKHDWLAGLFIWGAGSLGQQDWTTTLWLLPRLGIAALTIGLMVRPLTLLGLEDDGARSLGVPLGIYRFAGLGAAVALIAFTVAAVGVIGFVGLAAAALARIGGGRRLSHRLVMAPLLGATLLWAADQAVQLATGPQGDLLPTGAITALLGAPLLLWLLPRLSLGRELPALAAECLPRLQRPGVVLAAIGFALLVLLALALLCGPGPHGWSFAFGDQLDALLSWRWPRVLAALSAGAMLALAGLMMQRLTGNPMASPEVLGISAGAALGMVVALFVFDAPGRALQTGAATIGAFAALLAVLAIGRRAAFAPERLLLAGVALTGLFDALVLVLTASGDPRAMLLLNWMTGSTYGVDAGSAILTASIALSLLLTAPLFMRWLDMLPLGPTVVQALGLDLSRTRLLVLVMVAALTAASTLIVGPLTFIGLMAPHLARRLDLARALPQAAGAVLAGALIMVCADWISRTAIFPRQIPAGLVATLIGGPVLMGLLRRR; encoded by the coding sequence ATGGCTGAAGGCTCGATCGTTGCGGCGAGGGGCCGCAAAGGCTCAGCCGGCGTGGCCTGGTCGCGTCCGAGCCGCTGGCCGCTTGGCGCTCTTCTGCTCTGCGCGGCACTGGCCGCATTGGGCCTCGGCGCAACGCTTGCCAATCTCGCCGCCCTCCTGCCGCCGGCAAGCTGGCTGGACGCGGCGGCCGCGCCCGATATCGATGACATGCGGCAGGTGCTTGTCCACTTCGCTTTCCTGCCGAGGCTCGCCGTCAGCCTGCTCAGCGGCGCGGCGCTCGGCTTGGCAGGCGCCGTGCTGCAGCAGGTGCTGCGCAACCCTCTGGCCTCGCCCGAAACGGTGGGCGTCTCGGCAGGCTCCCATCTGGCGCTGGCGCTGGCGACGCTCGCCGCGCCGTCGCTGCTTGCTTTCGGCCGCGAATGGGTGGCGCTCGCCGGCGCCTTCGCGGCTCTTGCGGCCGTGCTTGCGCTCTCCTGGCATAAGGGCCTGTCGCCGCTTTCCGTCGTGCTCGCCGGTCTTGTCGTCAGCCTCTATGCGGGAGCGATCGGCGCGGCGCTGGTCGTCCTCAAGCACGACTGGCTGGCCGGGCTTTTCATCTGGGGCGCCGGCTCGCTCGGCCAGCAGGATTGGACCACGACGCTTTGGCTGTTGCCGCGTCTTGGCATTGCTGCGCTGACGATCGGCCTCATGGTGCGGCCGCTGACCTTGCTCGGCCTGGAGGACGACGGCGCGCGCAGCCTTGGCGTGCCGCTTGGCATCTACCGTTTTGCCGGGCTTGGCGCCGCTGTCGCGCTTATCGCCTTCACGGTCGCCGCCGTCGGCGTGATCGGCTTCGTCGGTCTCGCGGCCGCGGCGCTCGCACGCATTGGCGGCGGGCGGCGACTAAGCCATAGGCTGGTCATGGCGCCGCTACTGGGCGCGACACTGCTGTGGGCTGCCGATCAGGCGGTGCAACTTGCGACCGGACCGCAGGGCGACCTCTTGCCGACCGGCGCAATCACCGCTTTGCTCGGCGCGCCGCTCCTGCTTTGGCTGCTGCCGCGGCTGAGCCTCGGCAGAGAACTTCCAGCGCTTGCAGCAGAATGTCTGCCGAGACTGCAGCGCCCAGGCGTTGTGCTGGCGGCGATTGGCTTTGCCCTGCTCGTGCTCCTGGCTCTGGCCTTGCTTTGCGGACCCGGGCCGCACGGCTGGAGTTTCGCCTTCGGCGATCAGCTTGATGCACTGTTGTCATGGCGATGGCCGCGCGTGCTTGCAGCACTTTCCGCAGGCGCCATGCTGGCATTGGCGGGCCTGATGATGCAGCGGCTGACCGGCAATCCGATGGCGAGCCCCGAAGTGCTGGGCATCAGCGCCGGGGCGGCGCTTGGCATGGTGGTGGCGCTGTTCGTGTTCGACGCTCCGGGTCGTGCCCTGCAAACCGGTGCCGCGACCATCGGCGCCTTCGCCGCCTTGCTCGCTGTCCTTGCCATCGGGCGCCGTGCCGCATTTGCACCGGAGCGGCTGCTGCTTGCCGGCGTGGCGCTGACGGGCCTGTTCGACGCGCTCGTCCTGGTGCTCACCGCCAGCGGCGACCCGCGCGCCATGCTGCTGCTCAACTGGATGACCGGTTCGACCTACGGCGTCGATGCCGGTTCGGCAATCCTGACTGCCTCCATTGCGCTGTCCCTGCTGCTGACGGCACCTTTGTTCATGCGCTGGCTCGACATGCTGCCGCTCGGCCCGACGGTCGTCCAGGCGCTCGGACTTGATCTCTCTAGGACCAGGCTGCTGGTCCTGGTTATGGTCGCAGCGCTCACCGCCGCATCCACTTTGATCGTGGGCCCGCTGACCTTCATCGGCCTGATGGCGCCGCACCTGGCCCGGCGCCTCGACCTTGCCCGCGCCTTGCCGCAGGCTGCCGGCGCCGTGCTTGCCGGGGCGCTGATCATGGTCTGCGCCGACTGGATTTCCCGCACCGCCATCTTCCCGCGCCAGATACCGGCGGGCCTCGTCGCCACGCTGATCGGCGGCCCGGTGCTGATGGGACTGCTGCGCCGCCGCTGA
- a CDS encoding ABC transporter substrate-binding protein, with protein sequence MAADLPQRGSRMSRRRAFGLFTLPFAAIGTSSARTASLRIACLDDGLAETLLMLGVRPIAIADREVWEKWVVEPALPPEVADIGTLLEPNLEFLAQLKPDVILAIPYLDGIKPLLERVAPVKTIGIYTEGGQPYRNAVDATRKLASLVGKVEEGEALIAATEAYFAKVKLQLAPLSARPLYVVSFMDPRNVRVYGQKSLFQEVFDRIGIRNAWTGETNYWGFATVGIDGLATDDDARLAYLEPLPEGAGGTLTTSPVWDAMPFVRNRSIMRLPPVLMFGALPSAARFARVLAEAMAAHG encoded by the coding sequence ATGGCGGCTGACCTGCCTCAGCGCGGCTCCCGGATGTCGAGGCGCCGCGCCTTCGGCCTCTTCACTTTGCCGTTTGCGGCCATCGGTACCTCGTCCGCGCGCACGGCATCGCTGCGCATTGCCTGTCTTGACGACGGGCTGGCCGAGACCTTGCTCATGCTCGGCGTCAGGCCGATCGCCATCGCCGACCGTGAGGTCTGGGAAAAATGGGTTGTCGAGCCGGCACTGCCGCCGGAGGTCGCCGATATCGGCACGCTGCTCGAACCCAATCTCGAATTCCTCGCGCAGCTCAAGCCCGACGTCATCCTCGCCATCCCCTATCTCGACGGCATAAAGCCGCTGCTCGAGCGCGTAGCGCCGGTGAAGACGATCGGCATCTATACCGAGGGTGGGCAACCCTATCGCAATGCCGTCGACGCTACACGGAAACTCGCCAGCCTCGTCGGCAAGGTGGAGGAAGGCGAGGCGCTGATCGCCGCGACCGAGGCCTATTTCGCGAAGGTCAAGCTGCAGCTGGCGCCGCTCTCGGCCCGGCCACTCTATGTCGTCAGCTTCATGGATCCGCGCAACGTGCGCGTCTACGGCCAAAAGAGCCTGTTCCAGGAGGTCTTCGACCGCATCGGCATCCGCAACGCCTGGACCGGCGAGACCAATTACTGGGGTTTTGCGACCGTCGGCATCGATGGCCTGGCGACGGACGACGACGCGCGCCTCGCCTATCTCGAGCCTTTGCCTGAGGGGGCCGGCGGCACGCTGACAACGAGCCCGGTCTGGGACGCGATGCCCTTCGTGCGCAACCGCTCGATCATGCGCCTGCCCCCGGTGCTCATGTTCGGTGCGCTGCCCTCCGCTGCCCGCTTCGCGCGGGTGCTTGCCGAAGCGATGGCCGCCCATGGCTGA
- a CDS encoding TonB-dependent receptor, which produces MNSAGDSRQKDHAFTSNVGIGYLFDNGLTPYASYAESFTTNVGQTKSGEAFRPSLGKQYEVGVKYEPSFFPGFITASLFDLRKTNVVTYAGGPFQVQTGEVRHRGLEIEANADLVSGLSMTAAYTYLDAEIISDAPEVIGNRPSLVPEHQASIWANYEIGAGRLEGLSFGAGVRYIGASFGDNANTIDVPGYTLVDAALRYKKNGWQAALNVSNLLDKTYYSTCYPGAGCIYGEGRTVKGSLSMKF; this is translated from the coding sequence TTGAACAGCGCCGGCGACAGCAGGCAGAAAGACCATGCCTTCACCAGCAATGTCGGCATCGGCTATCTCTTCGACAACGGCCTGACGCCCTATGCGAGCTATGCCGAATCCTTCACCACCAATGTCGGCCAGACGAAGTCGGGCGAGGCATTCCGGCCGTCGCTGGGCAAGCAGTACGAAGTCGGCGTGAAATACGAGCCGAGCTTCTTCCCTGGCTTCATCACCGCCTCGCTGTTCGACCTGCGCAAGACCAACGTCGTGACTTATGCCGGCGGTCCTTTCCAGGTGCAGACCGGCGAGGTGCGCCATCGCGGCCTGGAGATCGAGGCCAATGCCGATCTGGTGTCGGGGCTCAGCATGACGGCGGCCTATACCTATCTCGACGCCGAAATTATCAGCGACGCGCCTGAGGTCATCGGCAACCGGCCATCGCTGGTGCCCGAGCACCAGGCTTCTATATGGGCCAATTACGAGATCGGCGCCGGCAGGCTCGAAGGCCTGAGCTTCGGCGCGGGGGTGCGCTACATCGGCGCGAGCTTCGGCGACAACGCCAACACGATCGACGTGCCCGGCTACACGCTTGTCGACGCCGCGCTGCGCTACAAGAAAAACGGCTGGCAGGCCGCGCTCAACGTCTCCAACCTGCTCGACAAGACCTATTACTCGACCTGTTATCCCGGCGCCGGCTGCATTTACGGCGAAGGCCGCACGGTCAAGGGCAGCCTCAGCATGAAGTTCTAG
- a CDS encoding pseudouridine synthase, which yields MTHKPTRRTPSAKPRSAAGKVSLNRALSKLGLCSRKQAELLIAEGRVRVAGNVARDPLQRVDPDRDRITIDGERVVAERKVYLMLNKPRGQVTTRDDPEGRGTVYDCLADPGLPFVSPVGRLDKASEGLLLMTNDTRWANGLLDPVSHVAKTYHVQIASVPDEPMLERMRQGAVADGELLTASSIALLRSGGRTAWLEIVLDEGRNRQIRRLLGAFDVEVLRLVRVAIGGLTLGDLAKGKARHLTAEELAKLAR from the coding sequence ATGACGCACAAGCCCACACGACGAACACCATCTGCAAAGCCGCGATCCGCCGCCGGAAAGGTGAGCCTCAATCGCGCGCTGTCGAAGCTCGGGCTGTGCTCGCGCAAGCAGGCGGAGCTGCTGATTGCTGAAGGGCGCGTGCGGGTCGCCGGCAACGTGGCGCGCGATCCATTGCAGCGCGTCGATCCCGACCGCGACCGCATCACCATCGACGGCGAGCGTGTCGTTGCCGAGCGCAAGGTCTACCTGATGCTCAACAAGCCGCGCGGGCAGGTCACTACCCGCGACGACCCGGAAGGCCGCGGCACCGTCTATGATTGCCTGGCCGATCCGGGCCTGCCCTTCGTGTCACCGGTGGGCCGCCTCGACAAGGCAAGCGAGGGCCTGCTCCTGATGACCAACGACACGCGCTGGGCGAACGGCCTGCTCGATCCCGTCTCGCATGTCGCCAAGACCTATCACGTGCAGATCGCTTCCGTGCCCGACGAGCCGATGCTCGAACGGATGCGCCAGGGAGCCGTCGCCGATGGCGAATTGCTCACGGCGAGCTCGATCGCGCTGCTGCGAAGCGGCGGACGCACCGCCTGGCTGGAAATCGTGCTCGACGAAGGGCGCAACCGCCAGATCCGCCGGCTGCTCGGCGCATTCGACGTCGAGGTGCTGAGGCTGGTGCGGGTGGCGATCGGCGGGCTCACACTCGGAGATCTCGCCAAGGGCAAGGCGCGGCACCTGACCGCCGAAGAGCTGGCGAAGCTTGCTCGGTGA
- a CDS encoding histidine phosphatase family protein produces MSNAYPEVYLARHGETEWSATGMHTGRTDIPLTAKGEAAARGLAERLHGLSFKAVWSSPSQRAFDTCRLAGFGADAVKKPDLQEWDYGAYEGVTTKEIHAGRPGWNVFRDGCPGGERAPDVGARADTIIDELRAVAGNVLIFSSAHFLRVLAARWIGLPPEGGANFVLDTASVSLLGYEHDLSEPVIRKWNQR; encoded by the coding sequence ATGAGCAACGCCTACCCCGAAGTCTACCTGGCCCGCCACGGCGAGACGGAGTGGAGCGCAACGGGAATGCACACCGGCCGCACCGATATTCCGCTGACAGCAAAGGGCGAGGCGGCCGCGCGCGGACTGGCGGAGCGCCTGCACGGGCTGTCGTTCAAGGCCGTCTGGTCGAGCCCGTCGCAGCGCGCCTTCGATACCTGCCGGCTCGCCGGGTTCGGCGCTGATGCGGTTAAGAAGCCCGACCTGCAGGAATGGGACTATGGCGCCTATGAAGGCGTGACGACGAAGGAGATCCACGCCGGGCGTCCCGGCTGGAACGTATTTCGCGATGGCTGTCCCGGCGGCGAGCGGGCCCCCGATGTCGGCGCCAGAGCCGACACCATCATCGACGAACTCCGTGCCGTCGCCGGCAATGTGCTGATCTTTTCAAGCGCTCATTTCCTGCGCGTGCTGGCGGCGCGCTGGATCGGTCTGCCGCCGGAAGGCGGCGCGAATTTCGTGCTCGACACGGCCAGCGTCAGCCTGCTCGGCTACGAGCACGACCTGTCCGAGCCGGTCATCCGCAAGTGGAACCAGAGATAG
- a CDS encoding dicarboxylate/amino acid:cation symporter — MQTAIAAAEPRGKVPFYRHLYVQVLTAIAAGILLGHFYPELGASLKPLGDAFIKLVKMVIAPVIFLTVATGIAGVSDLHKVGRVAGKAMIYFLVFSTLALVVGLVVSNVVQPGAGMHINPATLDATKVTTFTEKAHDTTIVGFLMNIIPNTITGAFADGDILQVLFFSVLFGVALALVRERGRPVVDFLQALTSPIFRLVAILMKAAPIGAFGAMAFTVGKYGIGAIANLAFLIGTFYLTSLLFVLVVLGAVAWYNGFSILALIRYIKEELLLVLGTSSSEAALPGLMAKMERAGCNRSVVGLVVPTGYSFNLDGTNIYMTLAALFIAQATDTPLTFGDQILLLLVAMLSSKGAAGITGAGFITLAATLSVVPSVPVAGMALILGVDRFMSECRALTNFVGNAVATIVVARWEGELDQTQFAAAMAGQLPEEADLALSGGLQPA; from the coding sequence ATGCAGACAGCAATTGCTGCCGCGGAACCACGCGGCAAGGTTCCCTTTTACCGGCATCTCTATGTGCAGGTCCTGACGGCGATCGCCGCCGGCATCCTGCTCGGCCATTTCTATCCCGAACTGGGCGCTTCGCTGAAGCCGCTTGGCGACGCCTTCATCAAGCTGGTCAAGATGGTGATCGCGCCGGTGATCTTTCTGACCGTCGCGACCGGCATCGCCGGCGTCTCCGACCTGCACAAGGTGGGCCGCGTCGCGGGCAAGGCCATGATCTATTTCCTCGTCTTCTCGACGCTGGCGCTGGTCGTCGGCCTTGTCGTGTCCAACGTCGTCCAGCCGGGCGCCGGCATGCATATCAATCCGGCCACGCTCGACGCCACGAAGGTGACGACCTTCACCGAGAAAGCGCATGATACGACCATCGTCGGCTTCCTGATGAACATCATCCCCAATACCATCACCGGCGCTTTCGCTGACGGCGATATCCTGCAGGTGCTGTTCTTCTCGGTGCTGTTCGGCGTGGCGCTGGCGCTCGTCCGCGAGCGCGGCCGCCCCGTGGTCGACTTCCTGCAGGCGCTGACGTCGCCGATCTTCCGCCTCGTCGCCATCCTGATGAAAGCCGCTCCCATCGGCGCCTTCGGCGCCATGGCCTTCACCGTCGGCAAGTACGGCATCGGCGCGATCGCCAACCTCGCCTTCCTCATCGGCACTTTTTACCTGACGTCGCTGCTCTTCGTCCTGGTCGTGCTGGGCGCGGTGGCATGGTATAACGGCTTCTCGATCCTGGCGCTGATCCGCTACATCAAGGAAGAGCTGCTGCTGGTGCTGGGCACCTCGTCGTCCGAGGCTGCCCTTCCGGGCCTGATGGCCAAGATGGAGCGCGCCGGCTGCAACCGCTCGGTGGTTGGACTGGTCGTCCCGACCGGCTATTCCTTCAACCTCGATGGTACCAACATCTACATGACGCTGGCCGCTCTGTTCATCGCCCAGGCCACCGACACGCCGCTCACCTTCGGCGACCAGATCCTGCTTCTGCTCGTCGCCATGCTGAGCTCGAAGGGTGCCGCCGGCATCACCGGCGCCGGCTTCATCACGCTCGCAGCCACGCTCTCGGTCGTGCCTTCGGTGCCGGTGGCTGGCATGGCGCTGATCCTCGGCGTCGACCGCTTCATGTCGGAATGCCGCGCGCTCACCAACTTCGTCGGCAACGCGGTGGCCACCATCGTCGTGGCGCGCTGGGAAGGCGAGCTCGATCAGACGCAGTTCGCCGCCGCCATGGCCGGCCAGTTGCCGGAAGAGGCCGATCTGGCGCTGTCGGGCGGTCTCCAGCCAGCCTGA